The Methylobacterium sp. PvR107 genome contains a region encoding:
- the tnpB gene encoding IS66 family insertion sequence element accessory protein TnpB (TnpB, as the term is used for proteins encoded by IS66 family insertion elements, is considered an accessory protein, since TnpC, encoded by a neighboring gene, is a DDE family transposase.), giving the protein MIPVPSGSRVWLATGHTDMRKGFDGLAALVQDHLHRDPFSGQAFVFRGRAGRLIKVLWWDGQGLCLFSKRLERGRFVWPGTAGAAAALSPAQLAMLLEGIDWRAPERTDRPRIAG; this is encoded by the coding sequence ATGATCCCCGTTCCCTCGGGCTCGCGCGTATGGCTGGCCACCGGCCACACGGACATGAGGAAGGGCTTCGACGGGCTCGCCGCGCTGGTGCAGGACCACCTGCACCGTGATCCGTTCTCCGGTCAGGCCTTCGTCTTCCGCGGCCGTGCGGGGCGGCTGATCAAGGTCTTGTGGTGGGACGGCCAGGGGCTGTGCCTGTTCTCGAAGCGGCTGGAGAGAGGCCGTTTCGTCTGGCCGGGAACTGCAGGGGCCGCGGCGGCGCTCTCGCCGGCTCAGCTCGCGATGCTGCTGGAGGGGATCGACTGGCGGGCGCCCGAGCGCACGGACCGGCCGCGCATCGCGGGCTGA
- the tnpA gene encoding IS66-like element accessory protein TnpA encodes MSGPTISPHIVVAGTRRSWTREEKRAILDEAQSTTASISSVARRHGLTPSLLFRWRREAWDEERAAALPVPPPFVPLALPAPVGLPTRDQGASGGAIEVELADGHRLRAEAGADPALVRDLLAALLDR; translated from the coding sequence ATGTCTGGACCTACGATCTCGCCCCATATCGTCGTAGCCGGCACGCGTCGCTCGTGGACGCGTGAGGAAAAGCGAGCGATCCTCGATGAGGCGCAGAGCACCACCGCGTCGATCTCGTCTGTGGCACGCCGCCATGGCCTGACGCCATCGCTCCTCTTTCGCTGGCGACGCGAGGCCTGGGATGAGGAGCGGGCGGCGGCCCTGCCGGTTCCGCCTCCCTTCGTACCGCTCGCACTGCCGGCACCGGTGGGGCTGCCGACGCGTGACCAGGGTGCGTCGGGTGGCGCCATCGAGGTGGAACTGGCCGACGGCCATCGGCTGCGTGCCGAAGCGGGTGCCGATCCGGCCTTGGTGCGGGATCTTCTCGCGGCGCTGCTGGATCGATGA